Proteins encoded in a region of the Sander lucioperca isolate FBNREF2018 chromosome 4, SLUC_FBN_1.2, whole genome shotgun sequence genome:
- the gga3a gene encoding ADP-ribosylation factor-binding protein GGA3a isoform X2 gives MADDGESLESWLNKATNPSNRQEDWEYIMGFCDQINKELEGPQISVRLLAHKIQSPQEWEAIQALMVLEACMKNCGRRFHNEVGKFRFLNELIKVVSPKYLGDKVSERVKTKVIEMLYSWTMSLPDEAKIFEAYEMLKSQGIVLVDPEIPLDATLIPSPSPRPKNPVFDDEKKSKRLAELLKSKKPEDLEEANRLIKNMVKEDEVRTQKATKQKSTLEAVNNSVKLLNEMLAHFSQDDSTDGDKEIIRELYGDCDKLRQTVVQLATETEDNDSSLGDILQASDDLSHVINSYKKIVEGQIVNGGTEAAQQTQSSVRQGRTNQSEILIDLVGLDIQSVSLPGQQPPTSSLSIPADLLCGSTVTDPQSHSPSVPSAALSLLDEELLSLGLNEPAPIPNKSTRVNLSNHLPSLQDSSQDFDFFETTSPSVSAFSTSSLHQDGLSVTVAPISSAKSSTTASGLSFPGPVFSTPPTSTRSVSTTSVIFPQPLSSVLTTTAPAALPQAFSMASPATSATPVTQQQVSTSPGASHTTLTSLSHNLQDLALLDLGSPKIFLGKSEDLLAPATLSSTSLLLGGSTPPPAKSQADDSPLLRSLSPILPLSQASPGKGQEVSLANVVVPLDSIKPSKVCPVTAYDKNGVRVLLHFATDCPAGRPDVLVMVASMLNTAPLPVRNIALQAAVPKTMKVRLQSPSGSELAPFNPILPPAAITQVMLLANPLKEKVRMRYKLTFTLGEQPHSEVGEVNEFPPTDRWGAL, from the exons ATGGCGGACGACGGAGAATCGCTGGAGTCCTGGCTTA ACAAAGCCACCAACCCTTCCAACAGACAGGAAGACTGGGAGTATATCATGGGATTCTGTGACCAAATCAATAAGGAACTGGAGGG CCCACAAATATCCGTTAGACTGTTGGCTCACAAGATTCAGTCCCCTCAGGAATGGGAGGCAATACAAGCATTAATG GTTCTCGAGGCTTGTATGAAGAACTGCGGGCGACGGTTTCACAATGAAGTTGGGAAATTTAggtttttaaatgaattaattaagGTGGTTTCACCCAAA TATTTAGGAGACAAAGTATCAGAGAGAGTGAAGACAAAAGTGATCGAGATGCTGTACAGTTGGACTATGTCTTTACCAGATGAAGCAAAGATCTTTGAAGCATATGAGATGTTAAAGTCACAGG GTATTGTTTTAGTTGACCCAGAAATCCCTCTTGATGCTACATTAATACCATCGCCTTCTCCGCGACCCAAGAATCCTGTGTTTGATGATGAGAAGAAGAGCAAG AGATTAGCAGAGCTGCTGAAGAGCAAAAAGCCTGAAGATCTGGAAGAGGCCAATCGGCTCATCAAGAACATGGTCAAGGAG GACGAGGTAAGAACGCAGAAAGCGACAAAGCAAAAAAGCACGCTGGAGGCAGTCAACAACAGCGTCAAACTCCTTAACGAGATGCTTGCTCACTTCAGCCAGGACGACTCCACGGACGGAGACAAGGAGATCATAAGG gagcTGTATGGAGATTGCGACAAGCTCAGGCAAACTGTAGTTCAGCTCGCTACTGAGACTGAGGATAATGACAGCAGCTTGG GAGACATCCTGCAGGCCAGTGACGACCTCTCCCATGTCATTAATTCCTATAAGAAGATTGTGGAAGGACAGATCGTCAATGGAGGGACTGAAGCAGCACAACAAACACAATCATCAGTCAGACAAG GTCGCACAAACCAGTCAGAGATTCTGATTGACCTGGTGGGTCTGGACATTCAGAGCGTCTCTCTACCAGGGCAGCAACCCCCAACATCTTCTCTGTCCATACCTGCTGACCTGCTGTGTGGGTCTACTGTCACTGACCCTCAGTCCCACAGCCCCAGCGTACCCTCTGCAGCACTCTCTCTGCTGGATGAAGAGCTACTATCTTTAG GCCTCAACGAACCTGCTCCCATTCCAAATAAATCAACACGTGTAAACCTGAGCAATCATTTGCCATCTTTACAG GATTCCAGTCaagattttgatttttttgaaaCCACTTCGCCTTCGGTTTCTGCGTTCTCTACATCTTCACTTCATCAAGACGGCCTTTCTGTGACAGTAGCCCCAATTAGCTCAGCCAAGTCTTCTACAACTGCCTCTGGCTTAAGCTTCCCTGGCCCCGTCTTCTCCACGCCTCCGACTTCTACAAGATCTGTCTCAACAACGTCAGTCATATTCCCACAGCCCCTCAGCTCAGTATTGACCACCACGGCTCCAGCGGCTCTTCCTCAGGCATTCAGCATGGCCTCGCCTGCTACTTCAGCCACCCCTGTCACTCAGCAACAGGTCTCCACTTCACCTGGAGCGTCCCACACCACTTTAACTTCTCTGAGTCACAAtctgcaagaccttgccttgCTGGATCTGGGCAGTCCTAAAAT CTTTCTGGGCAAGAGTGAGGATCTGCTCGCTCCTGCTACCCTGTCTTCCACCTCACTGCTCCTAGGAGGGTCCACTCCCCCCCCTGCCAAGAGTCAGGCAGATGACAGCCCTCTGTTACGCTCTCTGTCCCCCATCCTCCCTCTGAGCCAGGCCAGCCCAGGCAAGGGACAAGAGGTGTCCCTGGCCAATGTTGTTGTCCCTTTAGATTCCATCAAGCCAA GTAAAGTGTGTCCTGTGACAGCATATGACAAAAACGGTGTCCGTGTTCTGCTGCATTTTGCCACTGACTGTCCAGCAGGCAGACCTGATGTACTGGTGATGGTTGCGTCCATGCTGAACACTGCCCCACTGCCTGTCAGGAACATTGCTCTGCAAGCTGCTGTGCCCAAG ACAATGAAAGTGAGACTGCAATCCCCTTCAGGCTCAGAGCTGGCTCCTTTTAACCCAATCCTTCCTCCTGCTGCCATCACTCAGGTCATGCTGCTTGCCAATCCTCTCAAG gAAAAGGTTCGGATGAGATACAAACTGACATTTACGCTGGGAGAGCAGCCACACTCAGAAGTGGGGGAGGTGAATGAGTTTCCGCCTACTGACAGATGGGGGGCTCTATAG
- the gga3a gene encoding ADP-ribosylation factor-binding protein GGA3a isoform X1, protein MADDGESLESWLNKATNPSNRQEDWEYIMGFCDQINKELEGPQISVRLLAHKIQSPQEWEAIQALMVLEACMKNCGRRFHNEVGKFRFLNELIKVVSPKYLGDKVSERVKTKVIEMLYSWTMSLPDEAKIFEAYEMLKSQGIVLVDPEIPLDATLIPSPSPRPKNPVFDDEKKSKRLAELLKSKKPEDLEEANRLIKNMVKEDEVRTQKATKQKSTLEAVNNSVKLLNEMLAHFSQDDSTDGDKEIIRELYGDCDKLRQTVVQLATETEDNDSSLGDILQASDDLSHVINSYKKIVEGQIVNGGTEAAQQTQSSVRQGRTNQSEILIDLVGLDIQSVSLPGQQPPTSSLSIPADLLCGSTVTDPQSHSPSVPSAALSLLDEELLSLGLNEPAPIPNKSTRVNLSNHLPSLQDSSQDFDFFETTSPSVSAFSTSSLHQDGLSVTVAPISSAKSSTTASGLSFPGPVFSTPPTSTRSVSTTSVIFPQPLSSVLTTTAPAALPQAFSMASPATSATPVTQQQVSTSPGASHTTLTSLSHNLQDLALLDLGSPKITHGVMDFGSFLGKSEDLLAPATLSSTSLLLGGSTPPPAKSQADDSPLLRSLSPILPLSQASPGKGQEVSLANVVVPLDSIKPSKVCPVTAYDKNGVRVLLHFATDCPAGRPDVLVMVASMLNTAPLPVRNIALQAAVPKTMKVRLQSPSGSELAPFNPILPPAAITQVMLLANPLKEKVRMRYKLTFTLGEQPHSEVGEVNEFPPTDRWGAL, encoded by the exons ATGGCGGACGACGGAGAATCGCTGGAGTCCTGGCTTA ACAAAGCCACCAACCCTTCCAACAGACAGGAAGACTGGGAGTATATCATGGGATTCTGTGACCAAATCAATAAGGAACTGGAGGG CCCACAAATATCCGTTAGACTGTTGGCTCACAAGATTCAGTCCCCTCAGGAATGGGAGGCAATACAAGCATTAATG GTTCTCGAGGCTTGTATGAAGAACTGCGGGCGACGGTTTCACAATGAAGTTGGGAAATTTAggtttttaaatgaattaattaagGTGGTTTCACCCAAA TATTTAGGAGACAAAGTATCAGAGAGAGTGAAGACAAAAGTGATCGAGATGCTGTACAGTTGGACTATGTCTTTACCAGATGAAGCAAAGATCTTTGAAGCATATGAGATGTTAAAGTCACAGG GTATTGTTTTAGTTGACCCAGAAATCCCTCTTGATGCTACATTAATACCATCGCCTTCTCCGCGACCCAAGAATCCTGTGTTTGATGATGAGAAGAAGAGCAAG AGATTAGCAGAGCTGCTGAAGAGCAAAAAGCCTGAAGATCTGGAAGAGGCCAATCGGCTCATCAAGAACATGGTCAAGGAG GACGAGGTAAGAACGCAGAAAGCGACAAAGCAAAAAAGCACGCTGGAGGCAGTCAACAACAGCGTCAAACTCCTTAACGAGATGCTTGCTCACTTCAGCCAGGACGACTCCACGGACGGAGACAAGGAGATCATAAGG gagcTGTATGGAGATTGCGACAAGCTCAGGCAAACTGTAGTTCAGCTCGCTACTGAGACTGAGGATAATGACAGCAGCTTGG GAGACATCCTGCAGGCCAGTGACGACCTCTCCCATGTCATTAATTCCTATAAGAAGATTGTGGAAGGACAGATCGTCAATGGAGGGACTGAAGCAGCACAACAAACACAATCATCAGTCAGACAAG GTCGCACAAACCAGTCAGAGATTCTGATTGACCTGGTGGGTCTGGACATTCAGAGCGTCTCTCTACCAGGGCAGCAACCCCCAACATCTTCTCTGTCCATACCTGCTGACCTGCTGTGTGGGTCTACTGTCACTGACCCTCAGTCCCACAGCCCCAGCGTACCCTCTGCAGCACTCTCTCTGCTGGATGAAGAGCTACTATCTTTAG GCCTCAACGAACCTGCTCCCATTCCAAATAAATCAACACGTGTAAACCTGAGCAATCATTTGCCATCTTTACAG GATTCCAGTCaagattttgatttttttgaaaCCACTTCGCCTTCGGTTTCTGCGTTCTCTACATCTTCACTTCATCAAGACGGCCTTTCTGTGACAGTAGCCCCAATTAGCTCAGCCAAGTCTTCTACAACTGCCTCTGGCTTAAGCTTCCCTGGCCCCGTCTTCTCCACGCCTCCGACTTCTACAAGATCTGTCTCAACAACGTCAGTCATATTCCCACAGCCCCTCAGCTCAGTATTGACCACCACGGCTCCAGCGGCTCTTCCTCAGGCATTCAGCATGGCCTCGCCTGCTACTTCAGCCACCCCTGTCACTCAGCAACAGGTCTCCACTTCACCTGGAGCGTCCCACACCACTTTAACTTCTCTGAGTCACAAtctgcaagaccttgccttgCTGGATCTGGGCAGTCCTAAAAT TACACATGGTGTGATGGACTTTGGCAGCTTTCTGGGCAAGAGTGAGGATCTGCTCGCTCCTGCTACCCTGTCTTCCACCTCACTGCTCCTAGGAGGGTCCACTCCCCCCCCTGCCAAGAGTCAGGCAGATGACAGCCCTCTGTTACGCTCTCTGTCCCCCATCCTCCCTCTGAGCCAGGCCAGCCCAGGCAAGGGACAAGAGGTGTCCCTGGCCAATGTTGTTGTCCCTTTAGATTCCATCAAGCCAA GTAAAGTGTGTCCTGTGACAGCATATGACAAAAACGGTGTCCGTGTTCTGCTGCATTTTGCCACTGACTGTCCAGCAGGCAGACCTGATGTACTGGTGATGGTTGCGTCCATGCTGAACACTGCCCCACTGCCTGTCAGGAACATTGCTCTGCAAGCTGCTGTGCCCAAG ACAATGAAAGTGAGACTGCAATCCCCTTCAGGCTCAGAGCTGGCTCCTTTTAACCCAATCCTTCCTCCTGCTGCCATCACTCAGGTCATGCTGCTTGCCAATCCTCTCAAG gAAAAGGTTCGGATGAGATACAAACTGACATTTACGCTGGGAGAGCAGCCACACTCAGAAGTGGGGGAGGTGAATGAGTTTCCGCCTACTGACAGATGGGGGGCTCTATAG